In Vicugna pacos chromosome 10, VicPac4, whole genome shotgun sequence, the following proteins share a genomic window:
- the DCUN1D5 gene encoding DCN1-like protein 5 isoform X3: MCDCTEKLQNKFDFLRSQLNDISSFKNIYRYAFDFARDKDQRSLDIDTAKSMLALLLGRTWPLFSVFYQYLEQSKYRVMNKDQWYNVLEFSRTVHADLSNYDEDGAWPVLLDEFVEWQKVRQTS, from the exons AT GTGTGACTGCACAGAAAAGTTACAGAACAAATTTGACTTTTTGCGCTCACAGTTGAATGATATTTCTTCATTTAAGAATATCTACAGATATGCCTTTGATTTTGCAAGG gATAAAGATCAGAGAAGCCTTGATATTGATACTGCTAAGTCTATGTTAGCTCTTCTGCTTGGTAGGACATGGCCACTGTTTTCAGTATTTTACCAGTACCTGGAG CAATCAAAGTATCGTGTTATGAACAAAGATCAGTGGTACAATGTATTAGAATTCAGCAGAACGGTCCATGCCGATCTTAGTAACTATGATGAAGATGGTGCTT ggCCTGTTCTTCTCGATGAATTTGTTGAGTGGCAAAAAGTTCGTCAAACATCATAG
- the DCUN1D5 gene encoding DCN1-like protein 5 isoform X2 produces MEKFCEDIGVEPENIIMLVLAWKLEAESMGFFTKEEWLKGMTSLQCDCTEKLQNKFDFLRSQLNDISSFKNIYRYAFDFARDKDQRSLDIDTAKSMLALLLGRTWPLFSVFYQYLEQSKYRVMNKDQWYNVLEFSRTVHADLSNYDEDGAWPVLLDEFVEWQKVRQTS; encoded by the exons ATGGAAAAATTTTGTGAAGACATTGGTGTTGAACCTGAAAAT ATTATTATGTTAGTTTTAGCGTGGAAATTGGAGGCTGAAAGCATGGGATTTTTTACCAAGGAAGAATGGTTAAAGGGGATGACTTCATTACA GTGTGACTGCACAGAAAAGTTACAGAACAAATTTGACTTTTTGCGCTCACAGTTGAATGATATTTCTTCATTTAAGAATATCTACAGATATGCCTTTGATTTTGCAAGG gATAAAGATCAGAGAAGCCTTGATATTGATACTGCTAAGTCTATGTTAGCTCTTCTGCTTGGTAGGACATGGCCACTGTTTTCAGTATTTTACCAGTACCTGGAG CAATCAAAGTATCGTGTTATGAACAAAGATCAGTGGTACAATGTATTAGAATTCAGCAGAACGGTCCATGCCGATCTTAGTAACTATGATGAAGATGGTGCTT ggCCTGTTCTTCTCGATGAATTTGTTGAGTGGCAAAAAGTTCGTCAAACATCATAG
- the DCUN1D5 gene encoding DCN1-like protein 5 isoform X1 — MPVKKKRKSPGVAAAIAEDGGLKKCKISSYCRSQPPARLISGEEHFSSKKCLAWFYEYAGPDEVVGPEGMEKFCEDIGVEPENIIMLVLAWKLEAESMGFFTKEEWLKGMTSLQCDCTEKLQNKFDFLRSQLNDISSFKNIYRYAFDFARDKDQRSLDIDTAKSMLALLLGRTWPLFSVFYQYLEQSKYRVMNKDQWYNVLEFSRTVHADLSNYDEDGAWPVLLDEFVEWQKVRQTS; from the exons ATGCCggtgaagaagaagagaaaatccCCTGGGGTGGCAGCAGCCATAGCGGAAGACGGAGGCCTCAAAAAGTGTAAAATCTCCAG CTATTGCAGATCCCAACCCCCTGCTAGACTAATAAGTGGAGAGGAACATTTTTCAAGCAAGAAGTGCCTGGCTTGGTTTTATGAGTATGCAG GTCCTGATGAAGTTGTAGGGCCAGAAGGAATGGAAAAATTTTGTGAAGACATTGGTGTTGAACCTGAAAAT ATTATTATGTTAGTTTTAGCGTGGAAATTGGAGGCTGAAAGCATGGGATTTTTTACCAAGGAAGAATGGTTAAAGGGGATGACTTCATTACA GTGTGACTGCACAGAAAAGTTACAGAACAAATTTGACTTTTTGCGCTCACAGTTGAATGATATTTCTTCATTTAAGAATATCTACAGATATGCCTTTGATTTTGCAAGG gATAAAGATCAGAGAAGCCTTGATATTGATACTGCTAAGTCTATGTTAGCTCTTCTGCTTGGTAGGACATGGCCACTGTTTTCAGTATTTTACCAGTACCTGGAG CAATCAAAGTATCGTGTTATGAACAAAGATCAGTGGTACAATGTATTAGAATTCAGCAGAACGGTCCATGCCGATCTTAGTAACTATGATGAAGATGGTGCTT ggCCTGTTCTTCTCGATGAATTTGTTGAGTGGCAAAAAGTTCGTCAAACATCATAG